The Dehalogenimonas lykanthroporepellens BL-DC-9 genome includes a window with the following:
- a CDS encoding Protein of unknown function DUF2202 (PFAM: Protein of unknown function DUF2202~KEGG: tsi:TSIB_1171 hypothetical protein) — MLKRISYLLLAIALVTTFGLVGCSSDTDNGNVSPTVTSGLTAEEKEGVKYIYELEKLARDVYKNLYDTWRNPVLNVISGSEQSHMDIMKEIMDKYGLDDPSAGKGYGEFSSGDLRQMYLDLIARGSASEADALSTAAEIEELDILDIAETVAGTDKYELVSAFNKLTEGSENHLGIFVARLKDKGVDYQPLHLSQQEFDRIIATVTTPTTTSTPTVATFAELAVKGKASYNGNCFNCHGNSLSTGVTSTTTLSFYQNAQNLLAKISTMPNKGQPDQWGVLSYLLLEHNWVSGNEVFNKDTLAEILLTP; from the coding sequence ATGTTAAAAAGAATCAGTTATCTCTTATTGGCAATAGCGTTAGTTACCACTTTCGGGCTGGTCGGATGTTCTTCGGACACCGACAATGGCAACGTTTCCCCTACCGTAACTTCCGGCCTGACGGCTGAAGAAAAAGAAGGGGTTAAATACATCTACGAACTGGAAAAACTGGCCAGAGACGTCTACAAGAACCTCTATGATACCTGGAGAAATCCGGTTCTGAATGTCATCAGCGGCAGTGAACAGTCACACATGGATATCATGAAAGAAATCATGGATAAGTATGGTCTGGATGACCCAAGCGCGGGTAAAGGCTACGGTGAGTTCAGTAGCGGTGACCTTCGCCAAATGTACCTGGATCTTATTGCCCGGGGTTCGGCATCGGAAGCAGATGCCCTGTCTACGGCGGCTGAGATAGAGGAACTGGACATACTGGATATAGCCGAAACCGTAGCCGGTACGGATAAATATGAACTGGTATCCGCCTTCAATAAACTGACGGAAGGTTCCGAGAATCATTTAGGCATATTTGTCGCCCGGTTAAAGGACAAAGGAGTGGACTACCAGCCCCTGCATCTTTCCCAGCAGGAATTTGACCGCATAATCGCAACGGTGACAACACCGACTACGACAAGCACCCCCACGGTAGCCACCTTCGCTGAACTGGCGGTGAAAGGAAAAGCTTCTTACAACGGTAATTGTTTCAATTGCCATGGGAACTCATTATCCACCGGGGTTACCAGTACTACGACTCTATCGTTCTACCAGAATGCGCAGAATCTACTGGCCAAAATTTCCACCATGCCAAATAAAGGGCAACCGGACCAATGGGGAGTGCTATCGTATCTCCTCCTTGAGCACAACTGGGTTTCGGGAAATGAAGTCTTCAACAAAGATACCCTGGCTGAGATATTATTAACACCGTGA
- a CDS encoding Ca2+/Na+ antiporter (KEGG: svi:Svir_12780 Ca2+/Na+ antiporter) — protein MKNAMKYWIRTAVVAVGTVLTMTGFITGFVWLVLTGAVLAVCGFISIIVAVVRDKSMLGVDTQDLRLGFKPGFMPRLWLLAAGLILNSIAIETGFLFAALGGLVLTLLGVGLLLKLFLTKG, from the coding sequence ATGAAAAACGCGATGAAGTACTGGATCAGGACAGCGGTCGTCGCTGTCGGCACAGTGCTGACTATGACCGGTTTCATCACTGGTTTCGTCTGGCTGGTTTTGACCGGTGCCGTTCTGGCCGTCTGCGGGTTCATTTCCATTATTGTGGCCGTCGTCAGAGATAAATCGATGCTGGGAGTTGACACGCAAGACCTCAGACTGGGCTTCAAACCCGGCTTCATGCCCCGACTCTGGTTACTGGCGGCCGGTCTGATACTGAACAGCATCGCCATTGAAACCGGTTTTCTATTCGCCGCGCTTGGCGGGCTGGTGTTGACTCTGCTGGGCGTTGGGTTACTACTAAAGCTGTTCCTCACCAAAGGTTGA
- a CDS encoding conserved hypothetical protein (KEGG: nml:Namu_4034 hypothetical protein), producing MCCLVALLLLVGPRATIIIWWLFDTARWAAAFDNFLIPVAGFVLLPWTTLAYVLTFSNGLTGLDIVVLIIAVVADLGAYREGYRQRDRIGRRG from the coding sequence ATGTGCTGTCTGGTGGCGTTACTCCTGCTGGTCGGCCCCCGGGCCACCATAATCATCTGGTGGCTGTTCGACACGGCGCGTTGGGCGGCGGCTTTCGACAATTTTTTGATACCTGTGGCCGGCTTTGTTCTACTTCCCTGGACGACGCTGGCGTATGTCCTGACCTTCTCCAACGGCCTGACCGGCCTGGATATCGTGGTGCTCATCATCGCCGTCGTGGCCGACCTGGGCGCTTACAGAGAAGGCTACCGTCAGCGCGACCGGATTGGTCGGCGCGGATAA
- a CDS encoding TPR domain protein (KEGG: tye:THEYE_A0975 TPR domain protein) produces the protein MTATIYEDLSYVELNDRFCRAQELLESSKRNIFITGKAGTGKSTLLKWFRQTTGKKVAVLAPTGVAALNVKGQTIHSFFGFKPDITPDKVRKRRSSRQSVYQVVEAIVIDEVSMVRADLLDCVDRFMRLNGPHPGEPFGGVQMIFFGDLYQLPPVITGEEKKVFDTLYRTPYFYSARAFEGFDMEILELEKVYRQREQDFLDILNAIRNNSVTADELARLNRRCNAALAADPGDGCICLTTTNAAAGDINQERLSSLSGPGKYFEAEIEGKFTREYYPTAVKLEIKRGAQIMLLNNDVQGRWVNGSIGRITAIIPDEDTGDYVIQAELTDGKTVDITRHSWEIFRFYVEDGQLLSESVGSFTQYPLMLAWAVTIHKSQGKTFARVVVDIGRGAFACGQTYVALSRCTTLEGLILKKPILPRHIMTDRRIDGFMPKPAVKPRPAKDVPD, from the coding sequence ATGACTGCGACTATATACGAAGACCTGTCTTATGTGGAGCTGAACGACCGTTTCTGCCGGGCGCAGGAACTGCTGGAAAGCTCCAAACGAAACATCTTCATAACCGGCAAGGCAGGCACCGGCAAATCGACTCTGCTGAAATGGTTCCGACAGACCACCGGCAAGAAAGTGGCGGTGCTGGCGCCCACCGGCGTGGCCGCCCTCAATGTCAAAGGACAGACCATCCATTCCTTCTTCGGTTTCAAGCCGGATATCACACCGGATAAGGTTCGTAAACGCCGCTCATCCCGCCAGAGTGTCTATCAGGTGGTCGAGGCCATCGTCATCGATGAAGTCTCCATGGTGCGGGCCGACCTGCTGGATTGCGTGGATCGGTTCATGCGCTTGAACGGCCCGCATCCGGGAGAACCTTTCGGCGGTGTGCAGATGATATTCTTTGGCGACCTCTACCAACTGCCGCCGGTTATCACCGGGGAAGAAAAGAAGGTATTCGACACCCTCTACCGGACACCCTATTTCTACTCCGCCAGGGCTTTCGAGGGTTTCGACATGGAGATACTGGAACTGGAAAAGGTCTATCGACAGCGAGAACAGGATTTCCTGGACATCCTTAACGCCATCCGCAATAACTCTGTAACCGCGGACGAACTGGCGCGGTTGAACCGGCGCTGTAACGCGGCGCTGGCCGCTGACCCGGGTGACGGTTGTATCTGCCTGACCACCACCAATGCCGCCGCCGGTGATATCAACCAGGAGCGTCTGTCTTCCCTGTCGGGGCCCGGTAAATACTTCGAAGCTGAAATCGAAGGCAAGTTTACCCGGGAGTATTACCCCACCGCGGTCAAGCTGGAAATCAAACGGGGCGCGCAGATAATGCTTTTAAACAATGACGTCCAGGGGCGCTGGGTCAACGGCAGTATCGGCCGAATTACCGCCATCATCCCGGACGAGGACACCGGTGATTATGTAATCCAGGCGGAACTGACCGACGGCAAAACGGTCGACATCACCCGTCATTCCTGGGAAATATTCCGCTTCTACGTTGAAGACGGACAATTGCTGTCGGAAAGTGTCGGTTCCTTCACCCAGTACCCGCTGATGCTGGCCTGGGCGGTGACCATTCACAAAAGCCAGGGCAAGACCTTTGCCCGGGTAGTGGTGGACATCGGTCGCGGCGCCTTCGCCTGCGGCCAGACCTATGTGGCGCTGTCGCGCTGTACCACGCTGGAGGGACTTATCCTTAAAAAACCGATTCTGCCGCGACACATCATGACCGACCGTCGCATTGATGGCTTCATGCCCAAGCCGGCCGTTAAGCCCCGTCCAGCGAAGGATGTTCCTGATTAA
- a CDS encoding Rubrerythrin (PFAM: Rubrerythrin~KEGG: sat:SYN_00467 putative cytoplasmic protein) → MGISAEQTRMLEVINTAIEMELDGKECYLAAARDSGNAAGRALLQSLAEEEDGHRKHFEELYRKISDGHDWPEVDLYSARNRQLRSDLTAACQALGMEVIGSEDERDAVKAAIEKENQSYKFYKTHAGKAVFPSEKQFYETLADEEWQHELALLDYHEFLTDPAGWFLNQEHPSLDGA, encoded by the coding sequence ATGGGAATAAGCGCTGAACAGACGCGCATGCTGGAAGTCATCAATACCGCCATCGAAATGGAACTGGACGGCAAGGAATGTTATCTGGCCGCCGCCCGTGATTCCGGAAATGCGGCGGGGCGGGCGTTGCTTCAGTCGCTGGCCGAGGAAGAGGACGGCCACCGGAAACACTTCGAAGAGCTTTATCGCAAGATTTCTGACGGGCATGACTGGCCGGAAGTCGACTTATATTCGGCGCGCAACCGTCAACTGCGTTCCGACCTGACGGCCGCCTGTCAGGCGCTGGGCATGGAAGTGATTGGTTCCGAAGATGAAAGGGACGCTGTCAAGGCGGCTATCGAAAAGGAAAATCAGAGCTACAAATTCTATAAAACCCACGCCGGCAAGGCGGTCTTTCCCTCCGAGAAACAGTTCTATGAGACGCTGGCCGACGAGGAATGGCAACATGAGCTGGCGCTTCTGGATTACCACGAGTTCCTGACCGACCCGGCCGGCTGGTTCCTTAATCAGGAACATCCTTCGCTGGACGGGGCTTAA
- a CDS encoding Patatin (PFAM: Patatin~KEGG: hor:Hore_10170 patatin), giving the protein MNTDKRNRKIGLALGSGSARGLAHIGVLEVLDREGIRVDCIAGTSAGALIGSIYACGLNGRRIREIAADLTLGNMMDIKPPKSGIIAGDKFRQFLAEITGDIGIEETAIPFACVATDITSGTERVLRKGSLVEAVRASISIPGLFRAVTWPDGACLVDGAVLNPLPVKVVQEMGAEVVIAVSVRPSRRHPGNGESPGMFEILSTTLEIASNHMLQHSLELADAVIAVDTRGFHQFDFNRLNELADLGAEAAENALPDIRRAIDGVDL; this is encoded by the coding sequence ATGAATACTGACAAGCGGAACCGTAAGATCGGCTTGGCGCTGGGTTCGGGCTCCGCCCGTGGCTTGGCTCATATCGGTGTGCTGGAGGTGCTGGATCGGGAAGGCATCCGGGTGGATTGCATCGCCGGCACCAGCGCCGGAGCGCTTATCGGCTCGATATACGCCTGCGGCTTGAACGGACGCCGCATCCGAGAAATCGCCGCCGATTTGACACTGGGCAATATGATGGATATCAAACCGCCCAAATCCGGCATCATCGCCGGCGATAAATTCCGCCAGTTTCTGGCTGAAATCACCGGTGACATCGGGATCGAGGAAACGGCCATCCCGTTCGCCTGTGTTGCCACCGACATCACCTCCGGCACCGAAAGGGTACTACGGAAAGGCTCGCTGGTAGAGGCGGTCAGAGCCAGTATTTCCATCCCGGGGCTGTTCCGAGCCGTCACCTGGCCTGACGGTGCCTGTCTGGTAGACGGTGCAGTTTTGAACCCCCTGCCGGTAAAAGTCGTTCAGGAAATGGGGGCCGAGGTGGTCATCGCCGTCAGTGTCCGGCCCTCCCGGCGGCATCCGGGCAACGGCGAATCCCCGGGAATGTTCGAAATCCTGTCCACCACGTTGGAAATAGCCTCAAACCACATGTTACAGCACAGCCTGGAACTGGCCGATGCCGTTATCGCGGTGGACACCCGCGGTTTCCACCAATTTGACTTCAACCGACTGAACGAACTGGCCGACCTGGGCGCCGAGGCGGCAGAAAATGCCCTGCCGGACATCCGCCGGGCTATCGACGGTGTCGACCTTTAA
- a CDS encoding glycogen/starch synthase, ADP-glucose type (TIGRFAM: glycogen/starch synthase, ADP-glucose type~KEGG: afw:Anae109_0139 glycogen/starch synthase, ADP-glucose type~PFAM: Starch synthase catalytic domain protein; glycosyl transferase group 1) yields the protein MNHQLKVLTASAEIVPYAKTGGLADVTGALSGELADAGVPTIMAIPAYPWLIRERFGDTEYVADLSLPMGGRQVGVSLYKLRVKPLLETWFIRADEYYYREGIYGDERGTFGDNAERFALFSRAILEIARLGGCGVIHLHDWPAAPCAAMLRYQPERYPELAACRTLMTVHNLSYQGRFDGGHRTALELSEPAYYEAFEYYGDVNFLKAGLVCADRLTTVSPTYAEEIKQDSGGFGLDGVLRQRAADLSGIMNGVDYAVWNPATDPWTACRYSPEDLAGKAECKAALQREWGLETAPDKPLVAMVTRLAGGKGLELVMGAGDSLFDDDFQFAMLGAGERHYEEYFYSLPARFPGRVGTRTGFDEALAHRVIAGADILLMPSEREPCGLTQLYALKYGTVPVVRRTGGLADSITSYVPGGQGTGFVFDHYNVDGLRWALREALGRYRQGDEWRSLMLRCMAADHSWNRSMAQYLKLYRELTGTGE from the coding sequence TTGAATCATCAACTCAAAGTACTGACCGCATCCGCGGAAATAGTGCCTTACGCCAAGACTGGCGGCCTGGCCGATGTAACCGGGGCGCTGTCGGGCGAACTGGCCGACGCCGGGGTGCCGACCATCATGGCCATACCCGCCTACCCGTGGCTCATACGTGAGCGTTTCGGTGACACCGAATATGTGGCTGACCTGAGTTTACCGATGGGCGGCCGCCAGGTGGGGGTGTCCCTGTATAAACTTCGGGTAAAACCGCTTTTGGAGACCTGGTTCATTCGCGCCGACGAGTATTATTACCGGGAGGGCATTTACGGCGATGAACGGGGCACTTTCGGCGACAACGCCGAGCGCTTTGCTCTTTTCTCCCGGGCGATACTGGAAATCGCCCGGCTGGGCGGTTGCGGTGTAATTCATCTCCATGACTGGCCGGCGGCGCCGTGCGCGGCCATGCTCCGGTACCAGCCGGAACGCTATCCCGAACTGGCGGCGTGCCGCACCTTGATGACCGTCCATAACTTGTCATACCAGGGTCGTTTCGACGGCGGGCACCGGACCGCACTCGAACTGAGCGAACCGGCTTATTACGAGGCTTTCGAGTACTACGGTGACGTCAATTTTCTGAAAGCCGGGTTGGTTTGCGCCGACCGATTGACCACGGTCAGCCCGACCTATGCCGAGGAAATAAAGCAGGATAGCGGCGGCTTCGGTCTGGACGGTGTTCTGCGACAGCGGGCTGCCGACCTGTCCGGCATCATGAACGGCGTTGATTACGCCGTCTGGAATCCGGCCACCGACCCATGGACGGCTTGTCGCTACTCCCCTGAAGACCTGGCCGGCAAGGCGGAATGCAAGGCGGCACTGCAGAGGGAATGGGGGCTGGAGACAGCGCCCGACAAACCGCTGGTGGCCATGGTCACCCGGCTGGCCGGCGGCAAGGGGCTGGAACTGGTCATGGGCGCCGGCGACAGCCTGTTCGATGATGATTTTCAGTTCGCCATGCTCGGCGCCGGCGAGCGGCATTATGAAGAATACTTTTATTCACTGCCGGCTCGATTCCCAGGACGGGTTGGTACCCGAACCGGTTTCGACGAAGCCCTGGCACATCGGGTAATCGCCGGTGCTGACATTCTGCTGATGCCGTCAGAACGTGAGCCCTGTGGGCTGACTCAGCTTTACGCCCTCAAGTACGGCACGGTACCGGTGGTTCGCCGCACCGGCGGTCTGGCCGATTCCATCACATCTTACGTCCCCGGCGGTCAGGGCACCGGTTTCGTTTTCGACCATTATAATGTCGACGGCCTGCGCTGGGCGCTCCGGGAGGCGCTGGGCCGGTACCGGCAGGGTGATGAATGGCGCTCGCTGATGCTCAGGTGTATGGCGGCCGACCATTCCTGGAACAGGTCGATGGCACAGTACCTGAAGCTGTACCGGGAACTGACCGGTACCGGCGAATGA
- a CDS encoding Nucleotidyl transferase (PFAM: Nucleotidyl transferase; transferase hexapeptide repeat containing protein~KEGG: cyn:Cyan7425_4763 glucose-1-phosphate adenylyltransferase) — protein sequence MPGIKDVAAVIMGGGRGTRLYPLTRNRAKPAIPLAGKYRLIDIPISNCINSGIFRISVLTQFNSASLNRHVSQTYHIDPFGGGYVEILAAEQTEEHSDWYQGTADAVRKQLSQLRSECVNDVLILAGDHLYRMDYSRMTAAHWERGADITVGVVPIDGEDVARFGVLKQDDTGCVTAFAEKPRDPAVQAAMVSYPDRNQCYLGSMGIYVFKLKVLIDILTNYPEFVDFGGDVIPWAVSHLKVCAYEFDDYWRDIGTIRSFYETNLELTRPDAPFRFYDPRGPIYTHTRFLPGCLIEDSSLQDVMLAEGCQIRTSSISYSVLGVRSRISRGCIITDSIVMGADQYEPMNGALPGLGENCYIHGAIIDKNVSLGAGSTIKAFPRGTEIDERDYVVRDGIVVIPKNTVLPPGTVIEPEPAARQLNLTY from the coding sequence ATGCCCGGCATCAAAGACGTTGCGGCAGTCATCATGGGCGGCGGGCGCGGCACGCGGCTGTATCCGTTGACCCGGAACCGCGCCAAACCGGCGATTCCGTTGGCCGGCAAATACCGGCTGATAGATATCCCCATCAGCAACTGCATCAACTCCGGTATTTTTCGTATCAGCGTACTGACGCAGTTCAATTCGGCTTCGCTCAACCGCCATGTATCCCAGACTTATCACATTGATCCCTTCGGCGGCGGCTATGTGGAAATACTGGCCGCCGAGCAGACCGAGGAACATTCCGACTGGTATCAGGGTACCGCTGACGCGGTGCGCAAGCAGTTGTCCCAGTTGCGTTCGGAATGTGTCAACGACGTCCTGATCCTGGCCGGTGACCACCTTTACCGCATGGACTATTCCCGGATGACAGCGGCGCATTGGGAACGGGGCGCCGATATCACCGTCGGCGTGGTGCCGATAGACGGCGAAGATGTCGCCCGCTTCGGTGTGCTGAAACAGGATGACACTGGCTGTGTCACCGCTTTCGCTGAAAAGCCCCGCGATCCGGCGGTGCAGGCGGCCATGGTCAGTTATCCTGACCGTAACCAGTGCTATCTGGGCTCCATGGGTATCTATGTCTTCAAACTGAAGGTGCTCATCGATATCCTGACCAACTACCCGGAGTTTGTCGATTTTGGCGGTGACGTCATTCCCTGGGCAGTGTCTCACCTCAAGGTGTGCGCCTACGAATTCGATGACTACTGGCGGGACATCGGTACCATCCGCTCCTTCTATGAAACCAACCTGGAGCTGACCCGGCCCGATGCGCCGTTCCGGTTCTACGATCCGCGCGGTCCCATCTACACCCACACCCGTTTTCTGCCGGGATGTCTGATCGAGGACAGCAGTCTTCAGGATGTCATGCTGGCCGAAGGCTGTCAGATCCGGACTTCCAGCATCAGCTATTCTGTTCTCGGCGTGCGCAGTCGCATCAGCCGGGGCTGTATCATCACCGATTCCATTGTCATGGGCGCCGATCAGTACGAACCCATGAACGGAGCCTTGCCGGGGCTGGGTGAAAACTGCTATATCCACGGCGCCATCATCGACAAGAACGTCAGCCTGGGTGCCGGTTCGACCATCAAGGCTTTTCCGCGGGGTACCGAGATAGATGAGCGTGATTATGTTGTCCGGGACGGCATCGTGGTCATTCCCAAAAATACCGTCCTGCCGCCGGGAACCGTCATCGAGCCGGAACCGGCGGCCCGCCAGCTCAATCTCACGTACTGA